A part of Brassica rapa cultivar Chiifu-401-42 chromosome A05, CAAS_Brap_v3.01, whole genome shotgun sequence genomic DNA contains:
- the LOC103870007 gene encoding cytochrome P450 72A13, translating into MNKPDTSAVAVAAVVVAVTVLIWKGLNLAWFRPKKHEAYLKKRGLSGTPFTFLVGDALREASMVEQAKTRPISLNDDYTPRVMPMILQTVKDHGETCYMWMGPTASVIVTKPEHIKEVLNRVNDFPKPPVHPVVELFATGVALYSGEKWSKHRKIINPSFHLEKLKIMIPAFHESCIEIISKWERLVREQGSSAEIDVWPYLEDVTSDAISRTAFGSSYEEGKRIFELQEEQGRRLVKALEMAFIPGVRFLPTKNNMRMKQIDREVKSRLGEIIKKRQRAMEAGEAPKNDLLGILLESNSGDHGMSTKDVIEECRLFNFAGQETTADLLVWTMIMLSHHQKWQDQARQEILQVIGKSNKPNFDALSRLKIMSMILNEVLRLYPPGILLGRTIEKETKLDEDVILPGGAQIVIPTLMVHRDPELWGEDVNEFKPERFADGISKATRNQVSFLPFGWGPRFCPGQNIALMEAKMALVLILRRFSFELSPSYIHAPHTVLTLHPQFGAPLIFHMLQDQ; encoded by the exons ATGAATAAACCAGATACATCAGCGGTTGCAGTTGCGGCTGTAGTCGTGGCGGTAACAGTATTGATATGGAAAGGTCTGAACCTAGCTTGGTTTAGACCAAAGAAGCATGAGGCTTATCTAAAGAAACGAGGTCTCTCTGGAACTCCTTTCACCTTTCTTGTCGGTGACGCTCTAAGGGAAGCTAGTATGGTGGAGCAAGCAAAGACCAGACCCATCAGTCTAAACGATGATTACACGCCACGTGTCATGCCTATGATATTACAAACCGTTAAGGATCATG GGGAGACATGTTACATGTGGATGGGACCTACAGCGAGTGTTATTGTAACGAAACCAGAACACATCAAAGAAGTTCTAAACAGAGTTAACGATTTTCCGAAGCCGCCAGTGCACCCAGTCGTTGAGCTTTTTGCGACTGGAGTTGCGTTGTATAGTGGAGAGAAATGGTCTAAGCACAGGAAGATTATAAACCCTTCTTTTCATCTAGAAAAGCTCaag ATTATGATACCTGCGTTCCACGAGAGCTGCATCGAGATAATAAGCAAATGGGAGAGGTTGGTGAGGGAGCAAGGATCATCAGCTGAGATTGATGTTTGGCCATACCTTGAGGATGTAACCTCAGATGCAATCTCGCGTACGGCGTTTGGTAGTAGCTATGAGGAAGGTAAGAGAATCTTTGAGCTTCAAGAAGAACAAGGCCGACGACTTGTAAAAGCTCTTGAGATGGCTTTTATACCTGGAGTGAG GTTTCTACCGACAAAGAACaacatgaggatgaagcaaATAGACAGAGAAGTAAAGTCTAGGTTGGGAGAGATCATCAAGAAAAGACAGAGAGCTATGGAAGCAGGAGAGGCTCCAAAGAATGATCTGCTGGGAATACTTTTGGAATCTAACTCAGGAGATCATGGGATGAGTACCAAAGATGTGATAGAAGAGTGCAGGCTGTTTAACTTTGCGGGCCAAGAAACCACTGCGGATCTACTTGTGTGGACTATGATCATGCTTAGCCATCACCAGAAATGGCAAGATCAAGCTAGACAGGAGATATTACAAGTTATTGGGAAGAGCAACAAACCAAACTTTGATGCACTCTCTCGACTCAAAATA ATGAGCATGATCTTGAACGAGGTGTTGAGGCTATACCCACCAGGGATTCTACTTGGTCGAACCATAGAGAAAGAAACAAAGCTAGATGAGGACGTGATACTTCCAGGTGGTGCACAAATAGTGATTCCTACTCTTATGGTTCATCGTGATCCTGAGCTATGGGGAGAAGATGTTAATGAGTTTAAACCGGAGAGATTCGCTGATGGGATCTCAAAGGCCACGAGGAACCAAGTCTCGTTTCTACCGTTTGGATGGGGACCAAGATTCTGTCCTGGTCAAAATATCGCGCTCATGGAAGCTAAGATGGCTCTTGTCTTGATACTAAGGAGATTCTCGTTCGAGCTGTCTCCATCGTACATTCATGCACCTCACACTGTTCTTACACTTCATCCTCAGTTTGGTGCTCCGTTGATCTTCCACATGCTCCAAGATCAGTAA